A window of Mangifera indica cultivar Alphonso chromosome 13, CATAS_Mindica_2.1, whole genome shotgun sequence contains these coding sequences:
- the LOC123194319 gene encoding transmembrane protein 128-like: protein MSGGTPVSGGYMRQRHSPGYASSGDDLEDDACSRLQPFSPPASRPRTWLEVLENVLWIASSLFIIYYGDRHSNFIYLLWHDDRIRRLPLYLGLLCFGLNIAFFFYSSMLVWSIRRFDEKWELFSMSALPFVTLLGLVSFCLMSFALWPIWSFLTLPLLFTLFMACMVIFPHSMIGTFRPQNDMFRID from the exons ATGTCTGGTGGGACGCCAGTTAGTGGTGGATATATGAGGCAAAGGCATAGTCCGGGTTATGCATCGAGTGGTGATGACCTTGAAGATGATGCGTGCTCCAGGCTCCAGCCTTTCTCGCCTCCAGCTAGTCGACCCAGGACTTGGCTTGAGGTTTTGGAGAATGTCCTTTGGATTGCTTCATCtcttttcattatttactaTGGTGATCGCCATTCCAATTTCATCTATCTTTTATGGCACGATGACAGAATTAGAAG ATTGCCCCTCTACCTTGGACTGTTGTGTTTTGGATTGAATATTGCCTTCTTCTTTTATTCAAGTATGTTAGTATGGAGCATCAGGAGATTTGATGAGAAATGGGAATTGTTCAGTATGTCTGCTTTGCCATTTGTTACTCTGCTTGGCCTTGTCTCTTTTTGCCT GATGTCTTTTGCTTTATGGCCAATTTGGAGTTTCTTGACCCTCCCGCTCTTG TTCACTTTGTTTATGGCTTGCATGGTTATATTCCCACATTCCATGATTGGAACATTCAGACCACAAAATGATATGTTCCGGATAGATTAG
- the LOC123194034 gene encoding ribosome biogenesis regulatory protein homolog, with translation MENQSQYEVDLGNLMAFNPSHHFPALPSSREELVKECLQEGTKLVQAVADQLFNLPSTEDVDGPLVSLPPPTTKLPRSKHLPKPKPPTKWELFAQKRGIKKRKKDKVVWDEQTGTWKRRYGYDRVNDDNDVPIIEAKMTDEPGEDPFAKRQAEKTKRVEKQEKNRLQNLKQADKVGALPSHVQLAATALPITGTNAAPKKVTKHELGDVAGIVATSTASGGKFDKKLPGEKAPKKQGKHRKFLPVVEGTGIGSQEKEQTEKVLNKLISKHSHEILNVDKAVTMYNVKKEKKQKQKKNGQEKASSTTSKLKPKKKPNKKAVKKGSSNKGKAK, from the exons ATGGAGAACCAAAGCCAATATGAGGTCGACCTTGGTAATCTCATGGCCTTCAACCCTTCTCACCACTTTCCAGCCCTCCCTTCTTCAag GGAGGAACTAGTGAAGGAATGTCTACAGGAGGGCACCAAGTTAGTTCAAGCGGTTGCTGACCAACTTTTCAACTTACCTTCAACTGAAGATGTGGATGGACCCCTTGTCAGTTTGCCTCCACCAACAACAAAATTGCCAAGATCAAAGCAT CTACCAAAGCCTAAACCTCCTACAAAATGGGAATTGTTTGCCCAGAAGAgag GTATAAAGAAGCGCAAAAAGGACAAGGTTGTTTGGGATGAGCAAACTGGTACTTGGAAACGCCGTTATGGTTATGATCGTgttaatgatgataatgatgtaCCCATAATAGAGGCAAAGATGACTGATG AACCAGGGGAGGATCCTTTTGCTAAGAGACAAGCGGAAAAGACGAAACGAGTTGAAAAGCAAGAGAAGAATCGGCTGCAGAATTTGAAACAAGCGGACAAAGTTGGTGCTTTGCCAAG CCATGTTCAACTAGCTGCCACTGCTTTGCCCATAACAGGAACCAACGCTGCGCCTAAAAAAGTTACCAAACACGAATTAGGAGATGTAGCTGGAATAGTTGCTACTTCAACAGCCAGTGGTGGTAAATTTGATAAGAAGCTACCTGGAGAAAAGGCTCCTAAGAAACAAGGGAAGCATAGGAAG TTCCTACCAGTTGTGGAAGGCACAGGGATAGGGTCGCAAGAGAAGGAGCAGACTGAGAAGGTTTTGAATAAGCTAATATCTAAGCATTCACATGAGATACTTAACGTTGATAAG GCTGTTACCATGTACAACgtgaagaaagagaagaaacagaaacaaaagaaaaatggacAAGAGAAGGCTTCATCAACCACCAGCAAGTTGAAACCAAAGAAGAAACCCAATAAGAAGGCTGTAAAGAAGGGATCGTCAAATAAAGGAAAGGCAAAATGA